The following are encoded together in the Adhaeribacter arboris genome:
- a CDS encoding efflux transporter outer membrane subunit: MKKYITGWPVLLAGLLLTACKVSEDTNNSLAPLPEHFRNAPTNETASIADLEWKSFFTEATLQNLIDSAIAKNYDMQVAVKNIEAANLQLKQTRWNYVPEINLQVSSSTNRPSGNSVTGLNLRQFDLGTKHINDYTTGVGFSWEADIWGKIRNQQKSALATYLQTQEARKAIQTNIVAAVSKGFYNLLMLDAQLKIAQKNIALNDSTLAIIRLQYQAGQVTALAVQQAEAQQQAATQLLPQFEQNMAIQENFLKILAGELPDKVERSITLEQLTLPEEIAAGVPSALVSRRPDVKSNELALTIANANLGITKANMYPALRITANGGINSFSSSNWFNVPASLFGVVSGSVLQPVMQSKRLRTQYEIAKIARDKAVIQFRQAVLVAVGETSDALVKIEKLKSQEATANQRVQTLRQATANANMLFKSGLANYLEVITAQSNVLQSELTLAAIKRQRLDAVTDLYAALGGGWK, translated from the coding sequence ATGAAAAAATATATAACTGGTTGGCCCGTCTTGCTGGCCGGACTCTTGTTAACTGCCTGCAAGGTATCGGAAGATACAAATAATTCCCTGGCGCCTTTGCCGGAACACTTCCGGAATGCCCCCACCAATGAAACTGCCAGCATTGCCGATTTGGAATGGAAAAGCTTTTTTACCGAAGCTACTCTACAAAATTTGATTGACAGTGCCATTGCGAAAAACTACGACATGCAAGTGGCAGTTAAGAACATCGAGGCGGCCAATCTGCAACTAAAACAAACGCGCTGGAACTATGTACCGGAGATTAATTTGCAGGTAAGCAGCAGCACTAACCGGCCTTCCGGCAATAGTGTGACCGGCTTAAATCTACGCCAGTTCGACCTGGGTACGAAACACATTAACGATTATACCACCGGCGTTGGCTTTTCGTGGGAAGCGGATATCTGGGGTAAAATCCGGAACCAGCAAAAAAGCGCTTTGGCGACGTACCTGCAAACCCAGGAAGCCCGGAAAGCCATCCAAACCAATATTGTGGCGGCGGTTTCCAAAGGATTTTACAACTTGTTAATGCTGGATGCACAATTAAAAATCGCGCAAAAAAACATTGCCTTAAACGATAGCACTTTGGCGATAATTCGCTTGCAATACCAGGCCGGGCAGGTTACCGCCTTGGCCGTGCAACAAGCCGAAGCCCAGCAACAAGCCGCCACTCAGCTCCTGCCGCAGTTCGAACAGAACATGGCTATTCAGGAGAATTTTTTAAAAATTTTAGCCGGAGAACTGCCGGATAAAGTAGAACGCAGTATAACGCTGGAACAATTAACCTTGCCGGAGGAAATAGCCGCCGGCGTACCTTCGGCTCTGGTTAGTCGCCGGCCCGATGTAAAAAGCAACGAATTAGCTTTAACCATAGCAAACGCCAATCTGGGCATTACCAAAGCCAATATGTACCCGGCATTACGCATTACCGCTAACGGGGGCATTAATTCTTTTAGCAGCAGTAACTGGTTTAACGTTCCGGCCTCTTTATTCGGCGTGGTTTCGGGTAGCGTGTTACAGCCGGTCATGCAGTCCAAAAGATTAAGAACGCAATACGAAATAGCCAAAATAGCCCGAGACAAAGCAGTTATTCAATTCCGGCAAGCCGTATTGGTGGCCGTAGGCGAAACTTCGGATGCCTTGGTAAAAATAGAAAAGCTAAAATCGCAGGAAGCTACCGCCAACCAACGCGTGCAAACCTTACGCCAAGCCACCGCCAACGCCAATATGCTATTTAAAAGTGGCTTGGCTAATTACCTGGAAGTAATTACGGCGCAAAGCAATGTGCTGCAAAGTGAACTTACGCTTGCCGCCATCAAAAGGCAAAGACTAGACGCCGTTACGGATTTGTATGCTGCTCTGGGTGGCGGTTGGAAGTAA
- a CDS encoding ATP-binding protein, with the protein MPKELFDQSPLLLQLKEAQYRLEEKNKQLELINQVGIMLTSELELDKLVQKVTDLATQISKAQFGALFYKKVNEQGEEHTLYTLSGADKEDFTGMHALRNTPLLAPTFNGEGIIRSDDITKDPRYGQNKPHHGMPKGHLPLKSYMALPVISRSGTVLGGLFFGHIQSGVFTQYEEELLKGIAAQAAVAIDNARLFESNLEAEQRTKLVLESIPLLAWTALPNGYINYFNKRWYEYSGLPVEPTKGEEWQSIMHPDDLENTGKIWQQAMDTGETFEIEIRLKRAADNSYRWHLTRATVVKDTEGKILFWVGTCTDVDDVKKAQQSLIKKNEELSRINQDLDNFVYTASHDLKTPVIHIQQLIQVLHEQAQFQTADAEILQELLDKSLKQLQHTIQDLSEIVKVQKNQEAAVEKLELAQIIEEVKVSLQVAISETDAKIITRLEQLPILPFSRVNLKSILYNLISNGLKYRSAKRTPEITVTSSLQPGYYKVSVSDNGLGMDLAQRGHKLFQMFSRFHDHVPGSGIGLYIVNRIIKNNGGYIEVESKLDEGTTFNLFFKHGIETEELNS; encoded by the coding sequence ATGCCGAAAGAACTATTTGATCAGTCGCCCTTGCTTCTTCAACTGAAAGAGGCACAATATAGGCTAGAAGAGAAAAATAAGCAACTAGAGTTAATCAACCAGGTGGGTATTATGTTAACCTCGGAGCTGGAACTTGATAAACTGGTTCAGAAAGTTACCGATCTTGCTACCCAAATTAGTAAAGCACAATTTGGGGCTTTATTTTACAAAAAAGTAAATGAACAAGGAGAGGAGCACACGCTTTATACCCTTTCCGGTGCCGATAAGGAAGATTTTACGGGGATGCACGCGCTGCGTAATACGCCTTTGCTGGCTCCCACTTTTAATGGTGAAGGCATTATCCGCTCCGATGATATTACCAAGGACCCCCGTTACGGGCAGAACAAGCCGCATCACGGAATGCCCAAAGGGCACTTACCCCTGAAAAGCTATATGGCCTTGCCGGTTATTTCCCGATCGGGAACGGTATTAGGAGGACTATTTTTTGGTCATATTCAGTCCGGCGTTTTTACCCAATACGAAGAAGAACTGCTGAAAGGTATTGCTGCCCAAGCCGCGGTGGCCATTGATAATGCCCGGTTATTTGAATCAAATTTAGAAGCCGAACAGCGCACAAAGCTCGTGCTAGAGTCTATTCCGCTGTTGGCTTGGACAGCTTTACCAAACGGATATATAAATTACTTTAATAAAAGGTGGTATGAGTATAGCGGCCTGCCGGTGGAACCGACGAAAGGCGAAGAGTGGCAAAGTATTATGCACCCGGATGATTTAGAAAATACGGGGAAGATCTGGCAGCAAGCAATGGATACAGGCGAGACTTTTGAAATAGAAATCCGGCTAAAGCGGGCAGCCGATAATAGCTACCGGTGGCATTTAACCCGGGCTACGGTAGTAAAAGATACGGAGGGTAAAATATTATTTTGGGTAGGTACCTGTACCGATGTCGATGACGTGAAGAAAGCGCAGCAAAGCCTTATCAAAAAGAACGAGGAGTTGAGCCGAATTAACCAGGATCTCGACAACTTTGTCTATACTGCTTCCCATGATCTCAAAACGCCGGTCATTCATATTCAGCAACTTATTCAGGTATTACATGAGCAGGCTCAGTTTCAGACGGCTGATGCGGAAATACTACAGGAGCTGCTGGACAAATCATTAAAACAATTACAGCATACCATTCAGGATTTATCTGAAATCGTGAAAGTGCAAAAGAATCAGGAAGCGGCCGTTGAGAAGTTAGAACTGGCTCAGATAATAGAGGAGGTAAAGGTAAGTTTACAGGTAGCCATATCCGAAACTGACGCTAAAATAATTACCCGACTAGAACAATTGCCCATCCTTCCCTTTAGCCGGGTAAACTTAAAAAGTATTCTTTACAATTTAATCAGCAACGGTTTAAAGTACCGCTCAGCTAAACGAACCCCGGAGATAACAGTAACCAGTAGCCTGCAACCTGGGTATTATAAAGTTAGTGTATCGGACAATGGCCTGGGCATGGACTTGGCGCAACGGGGGCATAAATTATTTCAGATGTTCTCCCGCTTTCATGATCACGTACCGGGCTCCGGGATAGGCTTGTACATTGTTAACCGCATCATCAAAAATAATGGCGGCTATATTGAAGTAGAAAGCAAACTTGACGAAGGAACTACTTTTAACCTGTTCTTTAAACACGGGATAGAAACGGAAGAACTTAATTCGTAA
- the tamL gene encoding translocation and assembly module lipoprotein TamL encodes MIRFYFLRLFSFRQMLVLAVGGFVLVLSSCSSTKTLPPGRKLYIGHKLEIKSDTIIPTKKLLEPELESVIVPKPNTSFFGIRPGLWINNIGNPNKKKGIAYWIRKRFGQEPVLLDSVKVKNVVSLMHNRLNNNGYFGSRVTYQVKEEKERMARVIYHAQVSTPYRIKSIHFPTGDSISEASRAMAGTQKTSLLKVGDLYNLNTLIAERTRIDGELKNQGFFFFGPDVIIFKADSTRHDRTIDLYVQLKPETPARAKRAYRLNEISIFTDYRIGYENPPKTPPVMVQGYKYYPNELTLKAKRMLPSVFLMPDSLYTRRDHALTLSRLMGLGTFQFVDLKFFEVDAEPNLLNAEMRLTPVVNQSLRAEAEYVSKSNNFTGPGINLNYRHRNLGRGAELLVLSLNANQETQVGGSKKDEQQTGSDNNTANASLNSFSIGVTADLYVPRIISPIKGLRNVRSEFVPKTRFRLGANYTNRVGFFQMTGYNASYSYIWKPRATVTHEFTPINLQYVNLAKVSPEFQARLDTSAYLRQSFQNQFILGGIYNFNFNDQARSDLRNHFYFNANLDASGNLFSLVNNSGTLFNQAYSQYTRLDLDTRYYLKLTKGSMLAMRLLTGVGFSYGNSRALPYVKQFFIGGPNSLRAFRSRAIGPGTFRDSSNTSYFDQTGDIRFEANLEYRVDLFPYVKGALFVDAGNIWLSREAVDEATGKLEKPGAKFQANKFFEQLAVGAGPGIRIDAQVIVLRFDVGFPLRIPTRSAEELAPGEKPFPSPSRKAILNIAIGYPF; translated from the coding sequence ATGATACGATTTTATTTTTTGCGTCTATTCTCTTTTCGGCAGATGCTGGTTCTGGCAGTCGGTGGTTTTGTATTGGTTTTGAGCAGCTGCAGTAGCACCAAAACTCTACCCCCTGGCCGGAAATTATACATAGGGCATAAATTAGAAATTAAATCCGACACCATTATTCCGACTAAAAAGCTACTGGAGCCGGAGCTCGAAAGTGTTATTGTTCCGAAACCCAATACTTCTTTCTTCGGCATTCGTCCGGGCTTGTGGATTAACAATATTGGCAACCCGAATAAAAAGAAAGGTATTGCTTACTGGATCAGAAAAAGATTTGGTCAGGAACCAGTATTGCTCGATTCGGTAAAAGTAAAAAACGTGGTGAGTCTCATGCATAACCGATTAAACAACAATGGTTATTTTGGCTCCCGGGTTACTTACCAGGTTAAAGAAGAAAAAGAACGAATGGCCCGGGTTATTTACCACGCCCAGGTGAGCACTCCTTACCGCATTAAATCTATTCATTTCCCTACCGGTGATTCTATCAGCGAAGCTTCCAGAGCCATGGCGGGCACGCAAAAAACGTCGTTGCTGAAAGTAGGCGACCTATACAATTTAAATACCCTTATTGCCGAACGTACCCGCATTGACGGGGAACTAAAAAACCAGGGCTTTTTCTTCTTTGGGCCGGATGTCATTATTTTTAAAGCCGACAGCACGCGCCACGACCGCACCATTGATTTATACGTGCAACTAAAGCCCGAAACTCCCGCCCGGGCCAAACGTGCTTACCGCCTGAACGAAATTTCCATTTTTACCGATTATAGAATAGGTTACGAAAATCCGCCCAAAACGCCACCGGTTATGGTGCAAGGGTATAAATATTACCCCAACGAATTAACCTTAAAAGCCAAACGGATGCTGCCTTCGGTATTTTTAATGCCCGATTCGCTTTACACCCGTCGCGATCATGCGCTTACCCTGAGCCGGTTAATGGGCCTGGGAACGTTTCAGTTTGTAGATTTAAAATTTTTTGAGGTAGATGCCGAACCCAATCTTTTAAACGCCGAAATGCGCTTAACGCCGGTAGTAAACCAATCATTACGCGCCGAGGCCGAATACGTGAGTAAAAGTAACAACTTTACCGGCCCGGGAATTAATTTAAATTACCGGCACCGCAACCTAGGGCGCGGAGCCGAATTATTAGTATTGAGTTTAAATGCCAACCAAGAAACCCAAGTGGGCGGTAGTAAAAAAGACGAACAACAAACCGGCAGCGACAACAATACGGCTAATGCCTCCCTAAATTCGTTTAGCATTGGCGTTACCGCCGATTTATACGTTCCCCGGATCATTAGCCCGATTAAAGGTTTACGCAATGTACGGAGTGAATTTGTACCTAAAACCCGGTTCCGCTTAGGGGCCAATTACACGAACCGGGTAGGCTTTTTCCAGATGACCGGCTACAACGCCAGTTACAGTTACATCTGGAAACCGCGGGCAACGGTTACCCACGAATTTACGCCGATTAACTTACAATACGTGAACCTGGCGAAAGTATCGCCCGAATTTCAGGCGCGTTTAGATACCAGTGCTTACTTAAGGCAAAGTTTTCAGAACCAGTTTATTCTGGGCGGGATTTATAATTTTAATTTTAACGACCAGGCCCGTTCCGATTTACGCAATCACTTTTATTTTAATGCCAACCTGGATGCCTCCGGTAATTTGTTTAGTTTAGTAAATAACAGCGGCACCTTATTTAACCAAGCCTATTCGCAATATACCCGCCTGGACTTAGATACGCGTTATTATTTAAAATTAACCAAAGGGAGTATGCTTGCCATGCGCCTGCTCACGGGAGTTGGCTTTTCGTACGGAAACTCGCGCGCTTTACCCTACGTGAAACAATTTTTTATTGGCGGTCCGAACAGCTTACGGGCTTTCCGCTCACGAGCCATAGGCCCTGGTACTTTCCGCGATTCCTCAAATACCAGTTACTTCGACCAAACGGGTGATATTCGCTTTGAAGCCAACCTGGAATACCGGGTAGATTTATTTCCGTACGTGAAAGGTGCCTTGTTTGTAGACGCCGGTAATATTTGGTTATCCCGCGAAGCAGTCGATGAAGCAACTGGTAAACTCGAAAAGCCGGGGGCTAAATTCCAAGCCAACAAATTTTTTGAGCAATTAGCCGTAGGCGCCGGTCCCGGTATCCGAATCGATGCTCAAGTAATTGTATTGCGGTTTGATGTGGGCTTTCCGTTACGCATCCCAACACGCTCAGCAGAAGAGTTAGCACCCGGCGAAAAACCTTTCCCTTCGCCCAGCAGGAAAGCTATTTTAAATATTGCGATTGGGTATCCGTTTTAA
- a CDS encoding translocation/assembly module TamB domain-containing protein — MQGRNSPRELLASQTPGSQDERFKQKVPFLVYVNVKNALLKPDITFDIDIPEEERASSPAATAAYPAIQQLRSEPSEMNKQVFALLVLNRFLAPDPLQSSGGGGLEGTIRNSLSDVLNDQLDNLTNRYAGGLGLELGLNTYEDYSTGSSQNRTDLNVAVRRQFFNDRLQFRVGTNVGLEGRSQSSEQNSGGGFAGNFSVEYLVLPDGRLRVRGFKQDASETLTDVQVIETGGAVVYQRDYNSFAELFRRISKAQRKAKQQDPNDVSAQK; from the coding sequence ATACAAGGTAGAAACAGCCCCCGAGAGCTGTTAGCCAGTCAGACACCAGGTAGCCAGGATGAAAGATTCAAGCAAAAGGTACCGTTTTTGGTGTACGTAAATGTTAAAAACGCTTTACTCAAACCAGATATTACGTTTGATATTGATATTCCGGAAGAGGAACGCGCCTCTTCGCCGGCAGCTACCGCCGCCTACCCCGCCATTCAACAATTACGCAGCGAACCATCGGAAATGAACAAACAAGTATTTGCCTTGTTAGTGCTCAACCGGTTCCTGGCGCCTGATCCACTGCAATCGTCCGGAGGCGGTGGTTTAGAAGGTACTATCCGCAACAGTTTAAGCGATGTGCTTAACGATCAGTTAGATAATTTAACCAACCGATACGCCGGCGGCTTAGGTCTGGAGTTAGGATTAAATACCTACGAAGATTATTCAACCGGGTCCTCGCAGAACCGGACCGATTTAAACGTAGCTGTACGTCGTCAGTTCTTTAACGACCGGCTGCAGTTTAGAGTAGGTACCAACGTAGGCTTAGAAGGCCGGAGCCAAAGCAGTGAACAAAACAGCGGCGGCGGTTTCGCCGGTAACTTCTCCGTAGAATATTTGGTATTACCCGATGGCCGCTTGCGGGTGCGGGGCTTTAAACAAGATGCTTCTGAAACCTTAACCGATGTGCAGGTGATTGAAACGGGAGGAGCGGTTGTCTACCAGCGCGATTACAACAGCTTCGCGGAACTTTTCCGGCGCATATCTAAAGCCCAACGTAAGGCGAAACAGCAAGACCCGAATGACGTAAGTGCTCAGAAATAA
- a CDS encoding translocation/assembly module TamB domain-containing protein, whose amino-acid sequence MDLTGTYTIKEGKYRLSFLNVKRELEFAEGGTITWLGDPLEATADLRAVYKVETAPESC is encoded by the coding sequence ATGGATTTAACGGGTACCTATACCATAAAAGAAGGTAAATACCGGCTGAGTTTCTTAAACGTAAAACGGGAACTGGAATTTGCCGAAGGCGGTACCATTACCTGGTTAGGCGACCCATTAGAAGCTACCGCTGATTTAAGAGCCGTATACAAGGTAGAAACAGCCCCCGAGAGCTGTTAG